The following proteins are co-located in the Triticum aestivum cultivar Chinese Spring chromosome 1A, IWGSC CS RefSeq v2.1, whole genome shotgun sequence genome:
- the LOC123052799 gene encoding protein trichome birefringence-like 28, translating into MRIPRRKAGVPLGVPSRRAQIAAVFALAVLLGVSVLYDSAHIAASLRRHSGYKTISATPAQAVGSAGAATDRTDPPPRLGAEEEGVSKSDSGTAADGSSPETGVLKEVVGEGGGATCDMYKGRWVHDEENAPMYKESDCEFLTEQVTCMRNGRRSDEYQKWRWQPDACDLPRFDAKLLLEKLRNKRMMFVGDSLNRNQWESMVCLVQSVAPWDKKKLVKNGSLNVFRLNEYNATIEFYWAPFLVESNSDDPDIHSITDRMITPTSIAKHAANWIGVDYLIFNTYIWWMNTPKMKIVPDGSFTRKPVKYDELDRVVAYRQILETWSGWVEENVDPKRTMVLFMSVSPVHMQSEGWGSPDNIKCFSETQPVLNYTKTLDVGTDWDLFTESHEVTKAMKKVPVHFINITALSEIRKDAHTSVHTLRQGKLLTKEQQANPRKFADCIHWCLPGLPDTWNEFIYGHIVSSPLQRQIENQSAR; encoded by the exons atgcggATCCCGCGGCGGAAGGCCGGGGTGCCGCTCGGCGTGCCCAGCCGGCGGGCGCAGATCGCCGCGGTCTTCGCGCTCGCCGTGCTGCTCGGCGTCTCCGTCCTCTACGAcagcgcccacatcgccgcctcgCTGCGCCGCCACAGCGGCTACAAGACCATCTCCGCCACACCGGCGCAGGCAGTGGGATCGGCGGGGGCGGCCACGGATCGGACCGACCCGCCCCCGCGGCttggggcggaggaggagggggtgtctAAGTCTGACTCCGGGACGGCAGCGGACGGGTCCTCGCCGGAGACGGGGGTCCTCAAGGAAGTGGTGGGGGAAGGGGGCGGGGCTACCTGCGACATGTACAAGGGGAGGTGGGTGCACGACGAGGAGAACGCGCCCATGTACAAGGAGTCCGACTGCGAGTTCCTCACGGAGCAGGTCACCTGCATGCGCAACGGCCGCCGCAGCGACGAGTACCAGAAGTGGCGGTGGCAGCCTGATGCCTGCGACCTCCCAAG GTTCGATGCGAAGTTGCTTCTTGAGAAGCTAAGGAACAAAAGAATGATGTTTGTGGGGGATTCACTGAACAGGAACCAGTGGGAGTCCATGGTGTGCCTGGTCCAGTCTGTGGCTCCATGGGATAAGAAAAAGCTTGTCAAGAATGGATCTCTAAATGTGTTCCGCCTTAAT GAGTACAATGCAACGATTGAGTTCTATTGGGCTCCTTTCCTAGTTGAGTCGAACTCAGATGATCCAGACATCCATAGCATCACCGACCGAATGATCACGCCAACATCGATCGCCAAGCATGCAGCAAATTGGATAGGGGTGGACTATTTGATCTTCAACACTTACATTTGGTGGATGAACACCCCGAAGATGAAAATTGT GCCTGACGGATCCTTCACAAGGAAACCAGTTAAGTACGATGAATTGGATCGTGTGGTTGCGTACCGACAGATCCTCGAGACATGGTCTGGATGGGTAGAAGAGAATGTAGATCCCAAAAGAACAATGGTCTTATTCATGAGTGTGTCACCAGTACATATGCA GAGTGAAGGCTGGGGCAGCCCTGACAACATAAAATGCTTCTCTGAGACACAACCAGTGCTAAATTACACAAAAACACTGGATGTCGGCACTGACTGGGATCTTTTCACGGAATCTCATGAAGTGACGAAGGCGATGAAGAAGGTGCCCGTGCACTTCATCAACATAACCGCATTGTCGGAAATCCGCAAGGATGCACACACATCTGTGCACACGCTGCGGCAGGGTAAGCTCCTGACAAAGGAGCAGCAAGCCAACCCACGCAAGTTCGCCGACTGCATCCACTGGTGCCTCCCTGGCTTGCCGGACACATGGAACGAGTTCATTTACGGCCACATTGTGTCGAGCCCTCTACAGCGGCAGATTGAGAATCAATCTGCAAGATGA